A part of Gossypium hirsutum isolate 1008001.06 chromosome A07, Gossypium_hirsutum_v2.1, whole genome shotgun sequence genomic DNA contains:
- the LOC107952784 gene encoding glucan endo-1,3-beta-glucosidase 2, with protein sequence MFLCPLFCFSSSFTLTLLYFIFTFISNNFISSSLSLSLIFLQHCPTFFPVVSIFLSSLFFSIVVSSLQLWVLFVSPENSEMAWLLILVLVFAVSQATADEEPYIGVNIGTDLSIMPHPTQVVALLKAQQIRHIRLYDADRGMLVALANSGIRVMVSIPNEQLLGIGQSNSTAANWVSRNIVAHYPATNITAICVGSEVLTTLPNAARILVNAMKFVHSALVASNLDNQIKVSSPLASSIILDSFPPSQAFFNRSWNPVLVPMLNFLQSTGSYLMLNIYPYYDYMQSNGVIPLDYALFKPLSPTKEAVDANTLVHYSNVFDAMVDATYFAMAFLNFTNIPVIVTETGWPSKGDSNEPDATMENANTYNSNLIRHVMNKTGTPKRPGIAVSTYIYELYNEDLKPGPISEKNWGLFDANGDPIYILRLTDSGSLLANDTTNQTYCTAKEGADPKMLQAALDWACGPGKVDCSSLLQGKPCYEPDNVIAHATYAFDTYYHRMGKTSDACDFNGVADITTTDPSHGSCIFPGSLGRNGTMVNITAPSMNSTSSDSPGRNIYGRGGFGSMLLVIKVMVWSLILLEGGGMFQQFELRKF encoded by the exons atgtttttatgtcccttgttttgtttttcttctagCTTTACCCTCACTcttctttactttattttcacatttatttctaataattttattagctcttctctctctctttctcttattttcttacAACATTGCCCCACTTTCTTTCCAGTTGTTTCCATTTTCCTCAGTTCACTCTTTTTCTCCATCGTTGTCTCTTCTCTTCAACTCTGGGTTTTGTTTGTTTCCCCAGAAAATTCTGAGATGGCTTGGCTTCTTATTCTTGTTCTTGTTTTCGCCGTTTCTCAAGCAACAGCTGATGAAG AACCATATATTGGAGTGAATATAGGGACAGATCTATCAATCATGCCCCACCCAACTCAAGTGGTTGCTCTTCTTAAAGCTCAGCAAATCCGACACATTAGACTGTACGATGCAGACCGAGGCATGCTAGTTGCTCTTGCAAATTCTGGCATTCGAGTTATGGTTTCCATCCCCAATGAGCAACTTCTCGGCATTGGCCAATCGAATTCCACTGCAGCTAATTGGGTCTCTCGGAACATCGTTGCACATTATCCAGCAACCAACATCACGGCAATTTGTGTTGGTTCCGAGGTTTTGACTACTCTTCCTAATGCAGCACGGATCCTTGTCAATGCCATGAAGTTCGTTCACTCGGCCCTTGTGGCATCGAATTTAGACAACCAAATCAAAGTTTCATCACCTCTTGCTTCGTCCATAATCCTTGATTCTTTCCCACCTTCCCAAGCCTTCTTCAATCGCTCGTGGAATCCGGTTTTGGTCCCTATGCTTAATTTCTTGCAGTCAACAGGGTCGTATCTCATGCTTAACATATACCCTTACTATGACTATATGCAATCAAATGGTGTGATTCCACTAGACTATGCACTTTTCAAGCCTCTCTCTCCGACTAAGGAAGCTGTGGATGCTAACACACTTGTCCACTACTCCAATGTCTTCGATGCAATGGTTGATGCTACATATTTTGCCATGGCTTTTCTTAATTTCACTAACATTCCTGTTATAGTGACTGAAACTGGCTGGCCATCGAAAGGTGATTCCAACGAACCAGATGCAACAATGGAGAACGCCAATACTTATAACAGCAACTTGATCCGCCATGTGATGAACAAAACAGGAACTCCTAAGCGCCCAGGAATTGCTGTCAGTACTTACATCTATGAGCTCTATAATGAGGACTTGAAACCAGGGCCAATCTCTGAGAAGAATTGGGGATTGTTCGATGCAAATGGTGACCCTATTTATATACTACGTTTGACTGATTCTGGGTCATTGTTAGCAAACGATACCACAAACCAAACTTATTGCACTGCAAAGGAAGGGGCTGATCCGAAGATGTTGCAGGCTGCTTTAGATTGGGCGTGTGGACCTGGAAAAGTTGATTGTTCATCATTGTTGCAAGGAAAACCTTGTTATGAGCCAGATAATGTGATTGCACATGCAACTTATGCATTCGACACTTACTATCACAGAATGGGGAAGACTTCGGACGCATGTGACTTCAATGGGGTTGCAGATATTACGACAACAGATCCCA GTCATGGATCTTGTATTTTTCCAGGAAG CCTCGGCAGGAATGGGACCATGGTAAATATAACAGCACCATCGATGAATTCAACAAGTTCGGATTCACCGGGTCGGAACATTTACGGCAGAGGAGGATTTGGTAGTATGTTATTGGTAATCAAAGTTATGGTGTGGAGCTTAATATTGTTGGAGGGTGGTGGAATGTTTcagcaatttgaattgagaaaatTTTGA